One Verrucomicrobiota bacterium DNA segment encodes these proteins:
- a CDS encoding DUF1552 domain-containing protein, translating to MSRSLTSNNALSRRHFLKGLGAAIAVPSFHSLLPGNLLANESLRHGATTATGAPLRTAFVTFPNGSIPATWWPEGSTTDFRFGQTLQPLETLKHSLQVIQGLDHQHATGAKDGAGDHARGNSVFLTGVRLKKSATDIRAGVSIDQAIAREVGIETRFPSMELSCDAARASGSCDSGYSCAYQYNVSWKTPTTPMAPESNPRKVFERLFGEGSHGERAANAQRRMINRRSILDFVIDDAERMQKRLGVNDKDKLDQYLTGVREVETRIEQMEKLGPNFDPNIPTPDGIPYSHGEHIAIMYEMMLLAFQTDSTRIATLILAHDGDNRSHEEIGITEGHHELTHHRDKQDRIDKVALIDRWYVEQFAQFLSRLDEVQDVDGNTILHNSMIVYGSGNADGNRHTHHNLPILLAGHGGGELNPGRFVQNGSKPATNLFLSLADKMGVKNLPSFGDSTGRLTSI from the coding sequence ATGTCACGCTCACTTACTTCAAATAACGCCCTAAGCCGGAGGCACTTCCTAAAGGGCCTCGGAGCTGCAATTGCGGTACCGTCCTTTCATTCACTTCTTCCGGGAAATTTATTGGCAAATGAATCACTGCGCCATGGAGCGACGACCGCAACTGGTGCACCGTTGAGAACAGCCTTTGTCACATTTCCAAACGGCTCAATTCCGGCCACATGGTGGCCGGAGGGTTCAACAACAGACTTCAGGTTTGGCCAAACACTACAACCATTAGAGACCCTGAAACATTCCCTCCAAGTCATACAGGGGCTTGACCATCAGCATGCGACAGGTGCCAAAGACGGTGCCGGAGATCACGCTCGTGGTAATAGTGTATTCCTTACAGGAGTGCGTTTGAAAAAGAGCGCAACAGACATTCGGGCTGGAGTTTCAATTGATCAGGCAATTGCGAGAGAGGTGGGGATCGAAACCCGCTTTCCTTCCATGGAGCTCTCCTGTGACGCGGCACGTGCTTCCGGCAGTTGTGATTCGGGTTACTCCTGTGCTTATCAATACAACGTGTCCTGGAAGACCCCGACTACTCCTATGGCGCCAGAGTCAAATCCCAGAAAAGTGTTTGAGCGACTATTCGGGGAAGGATCCCATGGTGAACGAGCGGCCAACGCTCAACGACGGATGATCAATCGTCGATCCATTCTCGATTTCGTTATCGATGATGCAGAACGCATGCAAAAACGTCTTGGCGTTAACGATAAAGACAAGCTCGACCAGTATTTGACGGGTGTTCGTGAGGTGGAAACCAGAATCGAACAAATGGAAAAATTGGGACCTAATTTCGATCCTAATATTCCAACACCGGATGGTATTCCATACAGCCATGGAGAACACATCGCCATCATGTACGAAATGATGTTGCTCGCTTTCCAAACTGATTCCACACGCATCGCTACTCTGATCCTTGCCCATGATGGGGATAACCGTTCACACGAAGAAATTGGAATCACCGAAGGCCATCACGAGTTAACTCATCACCGGGATAAACAAGATCGCATCGACAAGGTAGCCCTCATCGATCGTTGGTATGTCGAACAATTTGCCCAATTTTTAAGCCGACTGGATGAAGTCCAGGATGTGGACGGAAATACCATACTTCACAATTCAATGATCGTTTACGGAAGTGGGAATGCTGATGGCAATAGACATACGCACCACAACCTCCCCATCCTATTGGCAGGTCACGGAGGAGGAGAATTAAACCCAGGACGTTTTGTTCAAAATGGTTCTAAGCCGGCAACCAATCTATTCCTCAGCCTTGCGGATAAAATGGGGGTCAAAAACTTGCCAAGTTTCGGAGATTCTACTGGACGTCTTACCAGCATCTAG
- a CDS encoding PilT/PilU family type 4a pilus ATPase, with protein sequence MPILDRYLTKMLDMDGSDLHLAVGLPPRIRASGSIMDMEDEPELDQESLEEMLQEICNETRWNHFQENRDLDLAHEIPGLARFRGSFLYNQWGPGAVFRQIPAEILSFDKLNLPVVLKEVCAYQEGLVLVTGPTGSGKSTTMAAMLDYINDNFQKHIITIEDPIEFVHPKKNCVIVHREVGEHSHSFANALKSSMRGDPDIILLGEMRELETIQLALSCASMGMLVFGTLHTNNAPKTVDRIIDAFPAEEQNQIRTMLASCLRGVVSQLLCKKIGGGRVAVNEILLKHDALPNCIRSGKISNIRGIIESSMAEGMTTMDASLMAQLKKGAISGHEAYMKAADKNQFEAYKNT encoded by the coding sequence ATGCCTATTCTCGATAGATATTTGACGAAGATGTTAGACATGGATGGGTCTGACTTGCACCTGGCCGTAGGATTGCCACCAAGAATCAGGGCATCCGGTTCTATCATGGATATGGAGGATGAGCCAGAACTCGATCAAGAATCTTTGGAAGAAATGCTTCAGGAAATTTGTAACGAAACTCGCTGGAATCATTTTCAGGAAAATCGTGATCTCGATTTGGCTCACGAAATTCCAGGCCTTGCTCGTTTTCGTGGAAGTTTTTTATACAATCAATGGGGACCAGGTGCCGTTTTCCGGCAGATCCCTGCTGAGATTCTATCTTTTGATAAACTCAACCTTCCAGTCGTGTTAAAGGAGGTCTGCGCCTACCAGGAAGGTCTGGTCTTGGTTACTGGACCAACCGGTAGTGGTAAATCGACGACGATGGCAGCGATGCTGGACTATATAAATGATAATTTCCAGAAGCACATTATCACCATCGAAGATCCTATAGAATTTGTTCATCCCAAGAAAAACTGTGTGATAGTTCACCGGGAAGTGGGAGAACACAGCCACTCGTTTGCCAACGCACTCAAGAGCTCCATGCGGGGCGATCCGGATATCATTTTATTAGGGGAAATGAGGGAACTCGAAACCATTCAACTGGCGCTGAGTTGTGCATCGATGGGCATGCTTGTTTTTGGAACTCTCCATACCAACAATGCTCCGAAAACAGTCGATCGAATTATTGATGCTTTCCCGGCGGAAGAACAAAATCAAATCCGCACCATGCTGGCCAGTTGCTTGCGGGGAGTGGTCTCCCAATTACTCTGCAAAAAGATTGGAGGAGGACGAGTCGCGGTTAATGAAATACTTCTGAAACACGATGCATTGCCTAATTGCATCCGAAGTGGAAAGATCAGCAACATCCGTGGAATTATCGAGAGCAGTATGGCTGAGGGCATGACCACCATGGATGCATCCTTGATGGCTCAACTGAAAAAAGGGGCTATCTCGGGTCACGAGGCTTACATGAAAGCGGCCGATAAGAATCAATTCGAAGCATACAAAAATACCTAG
- a CDS encoding DUF1592 domain-containing protein, producing MKRFSLISYFLFGSSFFFAGLSLTANEETFNSFLKKAEPILDNYCYDCHGLGVSEGDVTLDEFNPETISDTDLWLRVLKNSRAHIMPPHEEAQPTEEERNILADWIKSGPFGIDSKNPDPGRMTVQRLNRIEYQNTINDLFGIEFNTLDIFPADDSGEGFDNIGDVLTISPMLLEKYLDAANAIVAKAVPIQSLVMPERKWTKKSLVNLFSPAPPIDKDEENLQLSFYEPSTRTANFQLEVAGNYQFVVRIKPKSFSSFNGFDYNECRFTFQADGNTLINQTFAYTSGKIHEFVFDTNWGVGTHSLSASVEPLTDLEKVKKLKMEIEEIIIRGPDSPKHWSAPDNYEAYFPEGIPAGKSKRKSYTHQLLSRFATKAYRRPVDNTTINKLVSLAESISAQKGKTYEEGIAQAMVAILASPRFIFREEDLNKKSRDETHAFIDEYALASRLSYFLWSTMPDDELFELAEQGNLRENLESQIERMMTDKRFDRFIENFGGQWLHSRDIQGVNISDYDVWLRDNPNPVLREARAEYQIVREIPEFTRTPEQQETYRRTRELVTASYDLERPDWSGPLRRAMQLETEEYFKYIIKEDRNVLELLDSDYTFLNELLAKHYGIEGVEGSKTRKVQLASDSPRGGILTQGTILAFTSNPTRTSPVKRGVFILENILGTPPAPPPPDIPALEDVASKEKISAMSLREILALHREEPLCSSCHNRMDPLGLALENFNAMGMWRDQELEIPIDSEGILITGERFSSIQEMKHILANDRKRDFYYCMSEKLLTYALGRGTEYYDTITIDYLVNELEKNDGRPSALLMAVIKSVPFQKRRHPDFSPN from the coding sequence GTGAAACGTTTTTCCCTAATCAGTTATTTTCTGTTCGGCAGCAGTTTTTTCTTTGCTGGTCTATCTCTCACAGCAAACGAAGAAACCTTTAATTCCTTCCTTAAAAAGGCTGAGCCTATTCTGGACAACTATTGCTACGATTGCCATGGACTTGGGGTCAGCGAGGGGGATGTCACTTTGGATGAGTTTAATCCTGAGACAATAAGTGACACGGATCTCTGGCTACGGGTTTTGAAAAACAGCCGGGCTCACATAATGCCACCACATGAAGAAGCTCAACCGACCGAGGAGGAACGAAATATTTTGGCTGACTGGATCAAATCAGGGCCTTTCGGAATTGATTCTAAAAACCCGGATCCGGGAAGAATGACGGTCCAGCGTCTAAATCGTATAGAGTATCAAAATACGATAAACGATCTTTTTGGGATCGAATTTAACACGCTCGACATTTTTCCCGCCGATGATTCAGGCGAAGGTTTCGATAATATTGGAGACGTCTTAACAATCTCTCCAATGCTATTGGAAAAATACCTGGATGCTGCCAATGCGATCGTGGCAAAAGCGGTTCCAATCCAGTCCCTGGTAATGCCTGAGAGAAAATGGACCAAAAAGTCTTTGGTAAACCTGTTTTCGCCTGCTCCTCCAATCGACAAGGACGAGGAAAACCTGCAGTTGTCTTTTTACGAACCATCCACTAGAACAGCCAATTTCCAGTTGGAGGTTGCCGGAAATTATCAATTCGTTGTTAGAATAAAACCAAAGAGTTTTTCATCCTTCAACGGATTTGATTACAACGAATGCCGTTTCACTTTCCAAGCAGATGGGAACACTCTGATTAATCAAACATTCGCTTATACTTCAGGAAAGATTCACGAATTTGTTTTTGATACTAACTGGGGCGTGGGTACGCATTCTCTTTCTGCTTCTGTTGAACCGCTGACAGACCTGGAAAAAGTTAAAAAGCTGAAAATGGAAATCGAAGAAATAATAATTCGAGGACCTGACAGCCCTAAACACTGGTCGGCACCCGATAACTACGAAGCCTATTTCCCCGAAGGAATCCCTGCGGGTAAGTCAAAACGGAAAAGCTACACTCACCAGCTCTTATCCAGGTTCGCGACAAAAGCTTACCGACGTCCAGTAGACAATACCACCATCAACAAACTAGTCTCATTGGCCGAATCCATCTCAGCGCAGAAAGGCAAGACTTACGAAGAAGGTATTGCCCAGGCAATGGTAGCCATACTGGCATCGCCACGTTTCATATTTCGAGAGGAAGACCTGAATAAAAAATCAAGAGATGAAACACACGCCTTCATTGATGAGTACGCCCTGGCCTCGAGGCTCTCTTACTTTCTCTGGTCAACCATGCCGGACGATGAGTTGTTTGAATTAGCAGAACAAGGTAACCTACGGGAAAACCTGGAATCACAAATTGAACGCATGATGACCGATAAGCGGTTTGATAGATTCATCGAAAATTTCGGAGGCCAGTGGCTTCACTCCCGGGACATCCAAGGTGTCAATATAAGCGATTACGACGTCTGGCTCCGGGATAATCCGAATCCGGTATTACGGGAAGCAAGAGCCGAATATCAGATCGTTCGTGAGATTCCCGAATTTACAAGAACTCCAGAGCAACAGGAAACCTACCGGCGAACGCGTGAGCTCGTAACAGCCAGCTACGATCTCGAACGTCCCGATTGGAGCGGTCCATTAAGAAGGGCCATGCAACTGGAGACAGAAGAATATTTCAAATACATCATTAAGGAGGACAGAAACGTGTTAGAATTGCTCGATAGCGATTACACCTTTCTCAACGAGCTTCTTGCCAAGCATTATGGAATAGAAGGCGTGGAAGGTTCAAAGACCAGAAAAGTTCAATTAGCATCCGATAGCCCAAGGGGCGGAATTCTGACACAAGGCACCATCCTGGCGTTTACTTCGAACCCAACCCGAACATCTCCGGTTAAACGCGGTGTATTTATACTGGAAAACATTCTTGGGACACCTCCTGCTCCGCCTCCTCCCGATATTCCTGCTCTTGAAGATGTGGCGAGTAAGGAAAAAATTTCCGCCATGAGCCTGCGTGAAATACTGGCCCTACACAGGGAAGAACCATTGTGTAGCTCCTGTCATAATCGTATGGACCCTCTCGGATTAGCACTGGAAAATTTCAATGCCATGGGCATGTGGCGCGATCAAGAACTCGAAATACCCATAGATAGCGAAGGAATTCTCATTACTGGCGAGAGATTTTCAAGCATTCAGGAAATGAAACACATCCTTGCCAACGACCGAAAACGTGATTTTTATTACTGCATGAGTGAAAAACTGCTTACCTATGCCTTAGGTCGCGGCACTGAATATTACGATACAATAACCATCGATTATCTGGTAAACGAATTAGAAAAAAATGATGGCCGTCCATCTGCATTATTGATGGCGGTTATAAAATCTGTTCCATTTCAAAAACGAAGACACCCTGATTTTAGCCCCAACTAA
- the bcp gene encoding thioredoxin-dependent thiol peroxidase: protein MAVLELTLKEGDKAPSFTATTNGGNTVSLQDYAGKHVVLYFYPKDDTPGCTVEACGFRDAWKKYEDKGAVVLGVSVDSVKKHDKFIEKFSLPFILIADEDKKIVEDYGVWGLKQFMGREYMGIHRVTFLIGPDGTITHIWSKVNPEVHAEEVLAAIM, encoded by the coding sequence ATGGCAGTACTCGAATTAACACTCAAAGAGGGCGACAAAGCCCCTTCCTTTACCGCAACAACCAACGGCGGAAATACTGTTTCCCTCCAGGATTATGCTGGAAAACATGTGGTTCTTTATTTCTACCCCAAAGATGATACCCCAGGTTGTACGGTAGAGGCCTGCGGATTTCGCGATGCATGGAAGAAGTATGAGGACAAAGGAGCAGTCGTTCTTGGAGTGAGTGTAGACTCGGTAAAGAAGCACGACAAGTTTATCGAAAAGTTCTCCCTGCCCTTCATCTTGATTGCAGACGAAGATAAAAAAATAGTCGAAGACTACGGTGTGTGGGGATTGAAACAATTTATGGGTCGTGAATACATGGGCATTCACCGCGTCACCTTCCTCATCGGTCCCGATGGAACGATCACGCATATTTGGTCTAAAGTGAACCCCGAGGTCCACGCAGAAGAGGTTTTGGCAGCGATCATGTAG
- a CDS encoding gamma-glutamyltransferase family protein — protein MLQSPSWQNPTTPHPDLVYGNNVIATSEPHATDAAIDVFRKGGNAVDAALAAAITLTVTEPCSNGIGGDGFAIVAQGGKLFGLNACGKSPLSWKRDYFNQFDSMPERGWDSVTTPGAVSQWVALHDRFGKLPFKKLFQAAIYHARNGFSLGAQVANGFKAARETFTDYPDFVKTWLPEGFEPIQDAVFKNPAQADTLEEIAATKGASFYQGEIANKIVAHAQSTGGWLSTEDLATHQAVWVDPISTRYRSCDVHEIPPNGQGLVALIALGILDQFPLDKWDPDSADSIHVKIEAIKVGFAEASQHICDPDHWNNATYGVLEKSYLEERARNMDMNHAVIPEATTFHDHGTVYLSAADDSGTMVSLIQSNFMGFGSGIVIPKTGISMQNRGHGFSLASGHPNEVAPGKRPFHTIIPAMVTKSGNPLFSFGVMGGHMQPQGHVQVLTRILDNHWNPQSSSNAPRWFVTPDFELIFEPGFDSKTIDEMRHRGHRVVANHITGLFGGYQGIFKLDQGYCASSDKRKDGHAAAFD, from the coding sequence ATGCTCCAATCACCTTCCTGGCAAAACCCGACAACACCCCACCCTGATCTGGTTTATGGAAACAACGTAATTGCGACCTCGGAACCCCATGCCACTGATGCCGCAATCGATGTATTTCGCAAAGGAGGTAACGCAGTTGATGCAGCTCTGGCCGCAGCGATAACCCTGACGGTTACCGAACCGTGCTCGAATGGTATCGGTGGAGACGGATTTGCGATTGTGGCTCAAGGCGGAAAACTCTTCGGATTGAATGCCTGTGGAAAATCTCCACTTTCCTGGAAAAGAGACTATTTTAATCAATTCGATTCGATGCCCGAACGAGGCTGGGACTCGGTTACAACTCCCGGAGCTGTCAGTCAATGGGTTGCCTTACATGATCGCTTTGGAAAGCTTCCCTTTAAAAAACTGTTTCAGGCCGCCATATATCATGCACGAAACGGATTCTCATTAGGAGCTCAAGTAGCCAACGGGTTCAAAGCAGCCAGGGAAACCTTTACTGATTATCCTGATTTTGTGAAAACATGGTTGCCCGAGGGATTTGAACCCATTCAAGACGCTGTATTTAAAAATCCGGCACAAGCCGATACGCTGGAAGAAATTGCAGCTACAAAGGGAGCATCTTTTTACCAGGGCGAAATCGCCAACAAAATAGTGGCGCACGCTCAATCAACCGGGGGTTGGTTGAGCACTGAGGACCTTGCAACTCATCAAGCAGTTTGGGTGGACCCCATTTCCACAAGGTATCGATCCTGCGATGTACACGAAATCCCTCCCAATGGACAAGGCCTGGTTGCGTTGATCGCTTTGGGAATACTCGATCAATTTCCTCTCGACAAATGGGATCCCGATTCCGCCGACTCCATCCATGTAAAGATTGAGGCGATCAAGGTGGGTTTTGCCGAAGCATCTCAACACATCTGCGACCCGGATCATTGGAATAACGCAACCTACGGGGTGTTGGAAAAAAGCTACCTGGAAGAGCGCGCCAGAAACATGGATATGAACCATGCGGTCATACCGGAAGCCACCACGTTCCACGATCATGGCACTGTCTATCTTTCTGCGGCCGATGATTCGGGTACGATGGTTTCGTTAATTCAATCCAACTTCATGGGATTCGGTTCAGGAATCGTCATTCCCAAAACCGGCATCTCAATGCAGAACCGAGGACATGGATTTTCGCTGGCTTCGGGACACCCGAACGAAGTTGCTCCAGGAAAACGTCCCTTCCATACCATTATTCCTGCCATGGTTACGAAATCCGGAAATCCCTTATTTTCGTTTGGTGTAATGGGCGGTCACATGCAACCGCAGGGCCACGTGCAAGTTCTCACCCGGATCCTCGACAATCATTGGAATCCCCAAAGCTCTTCAAACGCACCCCGTTGGTTTGTCACCCCTGACTTTGAATTGATCTTCGAACCGGGTTTCGACAGCAAAACCATTGATGAAATGCGCCACCGCGGACATAGGGTTGTCGCAAACCACATTACTGGCTTATTCGGCGGATATCAAGGGATTTTCAAGTTAGACCAAGGCTACTGCGCCAGCAGTGACAAGCGAAAGGACGGTCATGCAGCCGCCTTTGATTAA
- a CDS encoding NAD(P)/FAD-dependent oxidoreductase yields the protein MTQKTEKLWDLVVIGGGAAGFFGALAAAESADKPMKVLILEKSPNLLGKVRISGGGRCNLTHACFEPRTFATHFPRGEKALIGPLNRWSAQDTIDWFENHGVQLKREADGRMFPTSDKSQTIIDCLMDAAQAAGVTIWTKAQATSITHESQPSDLFSLQLAGGTTVLTKQLLMATGGTRSADTKKLIHSLGHTTQPAVPSLFTFNIPGQALKELAGLSVAKAVLRVPDLELNSTGPLLVTHWGLSGPAVLKLSAWGARALHGVDYQFTLHVNWLPEPNIQNTFDQLRASHGKRLICSRSPFTEIPRRLWERLVNLSEIPDTVGWAQLSKPLERVLLEILQNSTFEVRGKSLNKEEFVTCGGVNLDEVNLRTMESRKIPGLFFAGEVLDVDGITGGFNFQNAWTTGYLAGTAISMGK from the coding sequence TTGGTGCTCTTGCCGCGGCTGAATCTGCGGATAAACCGATGAAGGTGCTCATCCTTGAAAAGTCCCCTAACCTTCTGGGGAAAGTGCGAATTTCGGGAGGCGGACGATGCAATCTAACGCATGCCTGCTTTGAACCCAGAACATTTGCGACGCATTTCCCCCGAGGCGAAAAAGCACTCATCGGTCCTTTAAACCGTTGGAGCGCTCAAGATACGATCGACTGGTTTGAAAATCATGGCGTCCAATTGAAAAGAGAAGCCGACGGCAGGATGTTTCCCACTTCAGACAAATCCCAAACAATTATCGACTGCCTTATGGATGCGGCCCAAGCTGCTGGCGTAACCATCTGGACTAAGGCACAAGCAACATCCATCACGCACGAATCCCAACCAAGCGACCTATTCAGCCTCCAACTGGCTGGCGGGACAACCGTCCTCACCAAACAGCTACTCATGGCCACAGGAGGAACGAGATCTGCCGATACCAAAAAATTAATTCATAGCCTGGGGCACACGACTCAGCCAGCAGTTCCTTCGCTATTCACTTTCAACATTCCCGGACAGGCATTGAAGGAGCTGGCCGGATTGTCGGTGGCAAAAGCAGTTCTGAGGGTTCCGGATCTCGAATTGAATTCCACGGGACCATTACTGGTCACTCATTGGGGTCTGAGCGGTCCGGCTGTTTTAAAATTATCCGCATGGGGAGCCCGGGCACTCCATGGCGTCGACTATCAATTTACCCTACACGTAAACTGGCTTCCCGAACCCAATATTCAAAACACTTTTGACCAATTACGTGCTTCTCATGGCAAACGCCTGATCTGCTCTCGCTCGCCATTTACTGAAATTCCCCGTCGACTCTGGGAACGACTCGTAAACTTGAGCGAAATTCCTGACACCGTTGGCTGGGCTCAGCTTTCCAAACCTCTAGAACGAGTTCTGTTGGAAATCCTCCAAAATTCAACTTTTGAGGTTCGTGGCAAAAGTTTAAACAAGGAGGAATTTGTAACCTGCGGCGGTGTAAACCTTGATGAAGTGAATCTGCGGACAATGGAAAGTCGCAAGATTCCTGGATTATTTTTCGCTGGGGAAGTGCTGGATGTGGATGGAATAACAGGTGGATTTAACTTTCAAAACGCCTGGACCACCGGTTACCTGGCCGGAACAGCAATTTCGATGGGTAAATGA
- a CDS encoding PilT/PilU family type 4a pilus ATPase, with the protein MKLEVQWLAYLANEAGILDSAKCLVLKHALGPEAELLAFGEKLIDRGYCTDVDTLQNLIEEAHAKGEAGAQVPNDPFEILQSTSKRTFGRRSPDADAPSPLRLSSTSSSTIQDSPLTTSIPSQGSPKPWKPSDGRRTLTTDNPFGRTGTNSHTEIREAKLAPISFPNPEAQPAHIPSLRSNSGRVQDEPDALPTIQAQPAPQASVVAASTPVRSEHAPNLTKERPEVSLEVEDEWPGFEKIASFSEQEARQCMVQLLLKSQCEGASDLHLCADACPFIRHNREVVYLGDHVLSAEEAKKLNLALLSEFQLDFFNKNHDLDYALSFNTHLRYRVNLMLHKDGLSGTYRLVPNQIRSLEELGFHEADNIRKLLTYHNGLIMVTGPMGSGKTATLAALIDEINRTRQDHLITVESPIEIVQHSDQCQITQREVGSHTNTFHSALKGALRQDPDIIVIGEMRDLETVEMAISASETGHLVIGTMHTSDAANTLNRLLDVFPAAQQTQIRSMVAESLKGIICQRLLPAADGGVEMAYELLLNCAAVGNLIRTNKADGLSNVIETGRKQGMILMDKSIFALWEAKRISDEVALANLVSRPMKQHILSGGQVEVEV; encoded by the coding sequence TTGAAACTTGAAGTTCAATGGCTCGCGTACTTGGCCAATGAAGCTGGCATCCTTGACTCAGCAAAATGCCTCGTACTTAAACATGCGCTTGGGCCTGAAGCTGAGCTGTTGGCGTTTGGAGAAAAACTGATTGATCGAGGTTATTGCACCGACGTTGACACACTACAAAATCTTATCGAAGAGGCCCATGCTAAAGGAGAAGCAGGAGCCCAAGTTCCGAACGATCCATTCGAAATTCTTCAGTCAACTTCAAAACGCACTTTCGGCAGGAGAAGTCCGGATGCGGATGCACCAAGTCCATTACGCCTTTCTTCAACCAGTTCATCAACCATACAAGACTCCCCGCTTACAACGAGTATACCGAGCCAGGGTTCTCCCAAGCCATGGAAACCTTCAGACGGACGACGCACCCTAACAACAGACAACCCGTTTGGCAGGACTGGAACTAATTCTCACACTGAAATCCGCGAAGCCAAACTGGCGCCAATTTCTTTTCCGAATCCGGAGGCGCAACCTGCACATATCCCGTCACTCAGATCCAATTCAGGCCGGGTCCAGGATGAACCCGACGCCCTCCCAACAATCCAAGCACAACCAGCGCCACAAGCATCGGTAGTTGCTGCGTCCACCCCGGTTCGGTCAGAACACGCACCCAATCTTACGAAAGAACGCCCCGAAGTATCCTTGGAAGTTGAAGATGAGTGGCCAGGTTTCGAAAAGATTGCGTCATTTTCTGAACAAGAAGCCCGTCAATGCATGGTCCAGCTTCTGCTAAAAAGCCAATGCGAAGGAGCAAGTGACCTTCACTTATGCGCTGACGCTTGTCCCTTTATCCGACACAATCGGGAAGTCGTTTATCTCGGTGACCACGTATTGAGTGCCGAAGAAGCCAAAAAACTTAACCTGGCACTCCTATCAGAATTTCAACTGGACTTTTTCAATAAGAATCACGACCTGGATTACGCTTTATCGTTCAATACCCACCTGCGTTACCGGGTTAACTTGATGCTTCATAAAGATGGTTTGTCAGGTACCTACCGTCTCGTTCCCAACCAAATTCGAAGCTTGGAAGAATTGGGATTTCATGAAGCAGACAATATCCGGAAACTGCTTACCTACCACAATGGTTTGATTATGGTCACTGGCCCTATGGGTTCCGGTAAAACGGCAACGCTTGCAGCTTTGATCGATGAAATTAACAGAACGCGTCAAGACCATCTAATCACCGTCGAATCGCCTATCGAAATAGTGCAGCACTCTGATCAATGCCAAATCACCCAACGTGAGGTAGGCAGCCATACCAATACCTTTCACAGTGCATTGAAGGGTGCGCTTCGGCAAGATCCGGATATCATTGTTATCGGAGAAATGCGCGATCTTGAAACGGTTGAAATGGCGATCAGCGCTTCAGAAACAGGTCACCTTGTAATCGGCACCATGCATACCAGTGATGCTGCCAACACGCTAAATCGTTTGCTCGATGTATTTCCAGCAGCCCAACAAACACAAATCAGATCGATGGTAGCGGAAAGTTTGAAAGGTATCATTTGCCAAAGACTCCTACCCGCTGCCGATGGAGGTGTCGAAATGGCTTATGAGCTTTTGCTTAATTGCGCGGCGGTTGGAAACCTCATTCGAACCAACAAAGCAGACGGACTTTCCAACGTTATAGAAACGGGCCGCAAACAAGGGATGATCCTTATGGACAAATCAATTTTTGCTCTCTGGGAAGCCAAACGCATTTCCGATGAAGTCGCTTTGGCCAACCTTGTTAGCAGGCCTATGAAACAACATATTCTCTCCGGCGGACAAGTGGAGGTCGAAGTATAA